In Alicyclobacillus macrosporangiidus CPP55, a single window of DNA contains:
- a CDS encoding aldehyde dehydrogenase family protein, with protein sequence MRRTDLWIGGRWVEPARRVPLRNPHTQALLAEVGYASAAQAEQAILAASDAFATFRGTPAHERAAILYRAVDILRQRSEEAARVIAEEAAKPITAARGEIARTIQTYLFAAEAARSIYAESVPMDAAPRGEKHTAYTKRVPLGVVSAITPFNFPFNLVAHKVGPAIAAGDTVVLKPAEQTPLSALFIADVFREAGLPDGVLNVIPGDGQELSEVLTTHPKVAFVTFTGSPRVGKIIRAQAGLRKVTLELGSNSPLLVDGGFSPAELDRIAQETVVGAFSYNGQVCISVQRVFVHESVFDDFLERVVAGAKRLRIGDPLDETTDITALINDAAARRLRHWLERAVAGGAKIHCGGRFQGQVMEPTVLTDVPADAELNCEEAFGPVVVLRPFSTWEEAINLANDSKFGLNAGVFTKDIEQAMAAAERLESGGVLINQVPTYRVDHMPYGGVKESGSGREGVRYAMEDMMDIKLVAIRHGVFTTAE encoded by the coding sequence ATGCGACGCACGGACCTGTGGATCGGGGGCCGCTGGGTGGAACCGGCCCGCCGAGTCCCCCTGCGCAACCCGCACACCCAGGCACTGCTGGCGGAGGTCGGCTACGCCTCCGCCGCGCAGGCGGAACAGGCCATTCTGGCGGCGTCTGACGCATTCGCGACCTTTCGCGGCACCCCTGCGCATGAACGGGCGGCCATCCTGTATCGCGCCGTCGACATTCTGCGGCAGCGCAGCGAAGAGGCGGCCCGCGTGATCGCAGAGGAGGCCGCAAAACCCATCACCGCGGCGCGCGGCGAGATCGCCCGCACCATTCAGACCTATCTTTTTGCCGCCGAGGCGGCCCGCAGCATCTATGCCGAGTCCGTGCCGATGGATGCGGCGCCGCGCGGAGAGAAGCACACGGCGTACACCAAGCGCGTGCCGCTGGGCGTGGTCTCGGCCATCACGCCTTTCAACTTCCCGTTCAACCTGGTCGCCCACAAGGTGGGTCCCGCCATCGCTGCCGGCGACACGGTTGTGCTCAAACCCGCCGAGCAGACGCCCCTTTCCGCCCTTTTCATCGCAGACGTGTTCCGCGAGGCAGGCCTGCCGGACGGGGTGTTGAACGTGATCCCCGGGGACGGTCAGGAGCTGAGCGAGGTATTGACCACGCACCCGAAAGTGGCGTTTGTCACGTTCACCGGCAGCCCCCGCGTTGGGAAAATCATCCGGGCCCAGGCCGGGTTGCGCAAAGTCACGTTGGAACTGGGCTCCAACTCTCCACTGTTGGTGGATGGCGGGTTCAGTCCCGCCGAGCTCGACCGGATCGCCCAGGAGACGGTCGTGGGCGCGTTCTCGTACAACGGCCAGGTGTGCATCTCGGTCCAGCGGGTGTTCGTTCACGAGTCGGTGTTCGACGACTTTCTGGAACGAGTGGTGGCGGGCGCAAAACGGCTTCGAATCGGCGATCCGTTGGACGAGACGACCGATATCACTGCGCTCATTAACGATGCGGCCGCGCGCCGGCTGAGGCATTGGCTCGAACGAGCCGTGGCCGGCGGGGCCAAGATCCACTGCGGCGGACGATTCCAAGGCCAGGTGATGGAACCGACCGTGTTGACGGACGTCCCTGCGGACGCCGAGCTCAACTGTGAGGAAGCGTTCGGCCCAGTGGTGGTGTTGCGGCCGTTCTCCACCTGGGAGGAGGCCATTAACCTGGCCAACGACTCCAAGTTCGGCCTGAATGCAGGGGTGTTCACGAAGGACATCGAACAGGCCATGGCGGCCGCCGAGCGGCTCGAGTCCGGCGGCGTCCTGATCAATCAGGTGCCGACCTACCGTGTCGATCACATGCCGTACGGAGGCGTCAAAGAGAGCGGCAGCGGCCGCGAGGGCGTCCGCTACGCCATGGAAGACATGATGGACATCAAACTGGTGGCCATTCGCCACGGTGTGTTCACGACCGCGGAGTGA
- a CDS encoding putative hydro-lyase — MDVSRLTPAQMRDKIRCGEWTGPTAGAAAGYTQANLVILPKDLAFEFLLFCQRNPKPCPVLDVTEPGSPVPSRVAPDADLRTDVPKYRVYRRGELVDETTDIRSYWSDHLVAFLLGCSFTFERALLDNGVPVRHIEENCNVPMYRTNIDCTPAGRFAGPMVVSMRPIPHAQVVRAVQVTSRFPAVHGAPVHIGDPATIGIEDLSRPDFGDPVPIRPGEVPVFWACGVTPQAVAMHVKPELMITHAPGHMFITDVRDEQFAVL; from the coding sequence ATGGATGTGTCCCGTCTCACCCCCGCCCAGATGCGGGACAAGATCCGGTGCGGGGAATGGACCGGGCCGACCGCTGGTGCGGCCGCCGGATACACGCAGGCCAACCTGGTCATTCTGCCGAAGGATTTGGCGTTTGAGTTTCTTCTGTTCTGCCAGCGCAATCCGAAACCCTGCCCCGTGCTCGACGTGACGGAGCCGGGCTCTCCGGTGCCGAGCAGGGTCGCTCCAGACGCGGACTTGCGCACCGATGTGCCCAAGTACCGGGTGTACCGGCGTGGGGAACTGGTGGACGAGACGACCGACATCCGATCCTATTGGTCGGACCATCTCGTGGCCTTTTTGCTCGGGTGCAGTTTCACGTTTGAGCGGGCGCTCTTGGACAACGGCGTGCCGGTCCGCCACATCGAGGAGAACTGCAACGTCCCGATGTACAGGACCAACATCGATTGCACGCCTGCGGGGCGATTCGCGGGACCGATGGTGGTCAGCATGCGGCCCATCCCGCACGCGCAGGTGGTGCGGGCGGTGCAGGTGACGTCCCGCTTTCCCGCCGTGCACGGTGCGCCGGTGCACATCGGGGATCCGGCGACCATCGGGATCGAAGACCTGTCGAGGCCGGACTTTGGCGATCCGGTGCCCATCCGCCCGGGAGAAGTGCCGGTATTCTGGGCTTGCGGCGTCACACCCCAGGCGGTCGCGATGCACGTCAAACCCGAGCTGATGATCACCCATGCCCCGGGCCACATGTTCATCACCGACGTCCGAGACGAGCAGTTCGCGGTGTTGTAA
- a CDS encoding Trm112 family protein: MYQVPCCRICKVPLSVVEQHIHEYLRPVTAGGKTGRPKKVGYRHVVNEVLKCDECGRLFAIKRDAEHRIVRGRQLRRAT, from the coding sequence ATGTATCAAGTCCCGTGCTGCCGGATCTGCAAGGTTCCGCTGTCGGTGGTGGAGCAGCACATCCATGAGTATCTGCGGCCGGTGACGGCCGGGGGCAAGACGGGGCGCCCCAAAAAGGTCGGGTACCGCCACGTCGTCAACGAGGTGCTCAAGTGCGACGAATGCGGCCGTCTCTTCGCAATCAAGCGGGATGCAGAGCACCGCATCGTGCGCGGAAGGCAGCTCCGGCGCGCCACATGA
- a CDS encoding GNAT family N-acetyltransferase, giving the protein MVIDIRLLTRLEQLQGMQDLERQVWGTDPIPVHQTWTAVKNGGVAIGAFDGPRMIGFVYGFPGFRAGEAYLCSHMMGVLPEYRNQGVGERLKHRQAEAARALGYRRMVWTYDPLEARNAWLNLSKLGAVADTYVENCYGELNDDLNRGMPSDRFEVTWYLAPDMPVVPEGVRRACVQAPVTTADRFLDAHIRPDGLPEPDAVPDEALQKRLRTDGDASDGRSGMYAAAGTRVPLRWISIPARMQEIRRADPALALAWRMQTRRAFSAALAAGWVAIHIRPGTGGRLCDYALAPRGMLNVPTFKAGTLGLI; this is encoded by the coding sequence ATGGTTATCGACATCCGCCTACTCACACGTTTGGAACAATTGCAGGGCATGCAAGACTTGGAGCGGCAGGTGTGGGGCACGGATCCGATTCCGGTGCACCAGACCTGGACGGCGGTGAAAAACGGGGGCGTCGCCATTGGTGCGTTTGACGGCCCGCGCATGATCGGGTTTGTGTACGGATTCCCCGGCTTTCGCGCTGGCGAGGCGTACCTGTGTTCGCACATGATGGGCGTGCTGCCGGAATACCGCAACCAGGGTGTGGGCGAGCGGCTGAAACACCGGCAGGCGGAGGCAGCGCGAGCCCTCGGTTACCGCAGGATGGTCTGGACGTACGATCCGCTGGAGGCCCGCAACGCGTGGCTTAACCTGTCAAAACTCGGGGCCGTGGCAGATACCTATGTGGAGAACTGCTACGGCGAACTCAACGACGATCTGAACCGGGGCATGCCTTCCGACCGCTTCGAGGTCACGTGGTATTTGGCCCCGGACATGCCCGTCGTTCCTGAAGGCGTCCGCAGGGCGTGCGTGCAAGCCCCTGTCACAACGGCGGACCGGTTCTTGGACGCTCACATCCGTCCGGATGGGCTTCCGGAGCCGGATGCGGTCCCGGACGAGGCGCTGCAGAAGCGCCTCCGAACGGATGGGGATGCGAGTGACGGTCGATCAGGGATGTACGCGGCCGCAGGAACACGTGTCCCCCTGCGATGGATCTCCATCCCCGCGCGGATGCAGGAGATCCGGCGGGCGGACCCCGCGCTGGCGCTGGCATGGCGGATGCAGACGCGGCGTGCGTTCTCTGCAGCGCTGGCGGCAGGGTGGGTCGCCATTCACATCCGGCCCGGTACGGGCGGCCGGCTCTGCGATTACGCTCTTGCGCCCCGGGGCATGCTGAATGTGCCCACTTTCAAGGCGGGCACGCTTGGGCTAATATAG
- a CDS encoding NRAMP family divalent metal transporter, with the protein MATSAIGPGFLTQTAVFTQQFKADFAFAILASIILDIGAQMNTWRVIGYTGLRGQDIGNQVLPGLGSVIAVLIVIGGLAFNIGNIAGAGLGLNVLFGLDVKWMAAVSGVIGILIFLSKNAGPVMDRFAQILGALMILVVLYVMLTTHPPVGRAIVSSVAPSIGYNALMMPMITLIGGTVGGYIMFAGGHRLVDAGITGEENLGRIARASLTGVLITGLMRIILFLAILGVVAAGHTLAKSNPPASAFQYALGDLGYKFFGIVLWSAAITSVVGAAYTSASFLRGFGRWFRDHQSATIIGFIVFSTLVFILYGQPVKVLVVVGSLNGLILPLTLLTMLIAAANKRIMGADYKHPAWLYVFGVIALIATSYAGVSSLGNIASLLH; encoded by the coding sequence ATGGCCACGTCCGCCATCGGCCCGGGATTTTTGACGCAGACCGCGGTGTTCACGCAGCAGTTCAAGGCGGACTTCGCCTTCGCCATCCTCGCTTCCATCATCCTGGACATCGGCGCCCAGATGAACACCTGGCGCGTCATCGGATACACCGGTCTGCGCGGACAGGACATCGGGAACCAGGTGCTGCCCGGCCTGGGATCGGTCATCGCCGTCCTGATCGTCATCGGCGGCCTGGCATTCAATATCGGCAACATCGCCGGCGCCGGACTCGGCCTGAACGTCCTGTTCGGCCTGGACGTCAAGTGGATGGCGGCGGTATCCGGCGTGATCGGCATCCTCATCTTCTTGTCCAAAAACGCCGGGCCCGTGATGGACCGGTTCGCCCAAATCCTGGGCGCGTTGATGATCTTAGTCGTGCTGTATGTCATGCTGACCACCCACCCGCCCGTGGGAAGGGCCATCGTCTCGAGTGTGGCGCCGAGCATCGGGTACAACGCGCTGATGATGCCGATGATCACCTTGATCGGCGGTACCGTCGGCGGCTACATCATGTTCGCCGGCGGGCACCGCTTGGTCGACGCGGGCATCACCGGCGAGGAGAACCTCGGGCGAATCGCGCGGGCGTCCCTGACGGGCGTGCTGATCACTGGCTTGATGCGGATCATCCTGTTCCTCGCCATCCTCGGCGTCGTGGCCGCCGGTCACACCCTGGCCAAGAGCAATCCGCCGGCGTCCGCGTTCCAATACGCGCTGGGCGATCTCGGCTACAAGTTCTTCGGCATCGTCTTGTGGAGCGCCGCCATCACGTCGGTCGTCGGTGCTGCGTACACCAGCGCTTCGTTCTTGCGCGGTTTCGGCCGTTGGTTCCGAGACCACCAATCCGCGACCATCATCGGCTTCATCGTATTCTCGACGCTGGTGTTCATCCTCTACGGACAACCGGTGAAGGTACTGGTCGTGGTCGGTTCGCTCAACGGCCTCATCCTTCCGCTGACCCTGCTGACGATGCTGATCGCAGCCGCCAACAAGCGCATCATGGGGGCCGACTACAAACACCCCGCTTGGCTGTATGTGTTCGGGGTGATCGCCCTCATTGCCACGTCGTACGCCGGCGTCTCCTCTCTGGGCAACATCGCCAGCCTGCTGCACTGA
- a CDS encoding 1,2-dihydroxy-3-keto-5-methylthiopentene dioxygenase gives MATIRIRNTGQRIEGESAVRQFLADNNVYYDHWDPNKLPAHLQGKFVLAAEDQEAILQAYREDIEHLAQSRGYVKWDVIALSDATPNLEELLKKFEQVHTHTEDEVRAIVAGSGIFIIKGKPETGYFDVELEAGDVISVPENNPHFFTLTDERKVVAIRLFIDPSGWVAHPYEDPEFVKA, from the coding sequence ATGGCGACGATTCGCATTCGCAATACGGGCCAACGGATTGAAGGAGAATCGGCGGTACGGCAATTTCTCGCCGACAACAATGTCTACTACGATCACTGGGATCCGAACAAGCTGCCGGCCCACCTTCAAGGCAAGTTCGTCCTCGCCGCGGAGGATCAGGAGGCCATCCTTCAGGCGTACCGGGAGGACATCGAGCACCTCGCCCAATCTCGCGGGTACGTGAAATGGGATGTCATTGCCTTGTCGGATGCCACACCGAATCTGGAGGAGCTCCTGAAGAAATTTGAACAGGTGCACACCCACACGGAGGACGAGGTGCGCGCCATCGTCGCAGGCAGCGGCATTTTCATCATCAAGGGTAAACCGGAGACCGGTTACTTCGATGTAGAGTTGGAAGCCGGGGATGTTATCTCCGTCCCGGAGAACAATCCCCACTTTTTCACCCTGACCGACGAGCGCAAGGTGGTGGCCATCCGCCTCTTCATCGATCCGTCGGGTTGGGTGGCCCACCCCTACGAAGACCCGGAATTCGTGAAAGCTTGA
- a CDS encoding FAD-dependent oxidoreductase, which yields MYDIAIIGAGPAGASAAIFAARAGKKTVVFDSDQSITRKAWIENHYGIDRIAGPDLVDQGKRQAQRFGATIVQAKVTGIERLSDGFALLTDGSRFEARQVIFATGLWTDLAEQIGLKTQAATEPRIKTVIVVDRDGRTNISGIWAAGTVAGTSVHTIITAGDGARVAVNVISELNGERWVDHDVLKPST from the coding sequence ATGTACGACATCGCCATCATCGGTGCGGGTCCGGCCGGGGCGAGTGCCGCGATCTTCGCTGCGCGCGCCGGCAAGAAGACGGTCGTCTTCGACAGTGACCAGAGCATCACACGCAAGGCGTGGATTGAGAATCACTACGGGATCGACCGTATTGCCGGCCCCGACCTGGTGGATCAAGGGAAGCGACAGGCCCAGCGATTCGGCGCGACCATCGTGCAGGCCAAGGTGACCGGGATCGAGCGGCTGTCCGACGGATTCGCCCTGTTGACCGACGGGAGCCGTTTCGAGGCCCGGCAGGTGATATTCGCAACCGGGTTGTGGACCGATCTGGCGGAGCAGATCGGCCTCAAGACCCAGGCGGCCACGGAACCGCGCATCAAGACCGTGATCGTGGTGGACCGCGACGGGCGGACCAACATCTCGGGCATCTGGGCGGCCGGCACCGTGGCAGGCACCAGCGTGCACACCATCATCACCGCGGGCGACGGCGCCCGAGTCGCCGTCAACGTGATCAGCGAGCTGAACGGGGAACGCTGGGTCGATCACGATGTGCTCAAACCGTCCACCTGA
- a CDS encoding polysaccharide deacetylase family protein — MIGRAVLRSRWNLVFFCLATALSVAGCSGPGAASARCPAADAAPAGGNRTTGSPSAQGSANATSLSVPASANQGGVLKDPAWIADPVNYAPAGATAAHAASPNPNLSVPILEYHEANYVPGNVATLKPGQLEAELQWLHDHGFHTVNFGQLYAALYQGYRLPSRPVLLTFDDGYESVYLKVFPLLKRYHFQATVFAVSGFTHDQPNRDKPFPTMTVSELQELQASGLVDVENHTATHADLSKLSVDEQRREIDGAAAFLENVVHHPIRFFCYPDGDYSDQTVDLLRQSGYLLAVTQHQGYANLRQGPLTLHRLTVLESTTLGQFAAMLRPSLSEPTQTLPQPLLDMHQQANQAFSNRRYSDAIRLENQVIAGDPGYAPAYNLRGIAELYAGQTQQGQADIDRALQLDPGFGYAKFNKALGLELTGRYDEAIRAYQDALASGHGDWWIPWCDYGIASIYGRRGDVENTVRYLREAISLDPSCKTEARTEHDFDPVRASAAFQELIR, encoded by the coding sequence ATGATAGGCCGTGCGGTTTTGCGATCCCGTTGGAACCTTGTCTTCTTCTGTTTGGCGACGGCGCTCAGCGTCGCCGGATGCAGCGGACCCGGGGCGGCGTCCGCGAGATGTCCGGCGGCTGACGCAGCCCCTGCCGGAGGGAACCGGACGACAGGGTCGCCATCTGCACAGGGTTCGGCAAACGCCACGTCCTTGTCCGTGCCGGCAAGCGCCAACCAAGGCGGGGTTCTGAAAGACCCTGCCTGGATCGCCGATCCGGTCAACTACGCCCCCGCGGGCGCCACCGCCGCTCATGCGGCCTCCCCAAACCCAAACCTGTCTGTCCCTATCCTCGAGTACCACGAGGCCAACTATGTCCCCGGGAACGTGGCGACTCTGAAACCCGGCCAGTTGGAGGCCGAGTTGCAGTGGCTGCACGATCACGGTTTTCACACCGTCAACTTCGGCCAACTGTACGCCGCTCTGTACCAGGGGTACCGGTTGCCCAGCCGGCCCGTTCTGCTCACCTTCGACGACGGGTATGAAAGCGTGTATCTGAAAGTGTTCCCCCTGTTGAAACGGTATCACTTTCAGGCCACCGTGTTCGCGGTCTCCGGGTTCACCCACGACCAACCCAATCGCGACAAGCCGTTCCCGACGATGACCGTGTCCGAATTGCAGGAATTGCAGGCCAGCGGCCTGGTGGACGTGGAGAATCACACCGCAACGCACGCGGACCTGTCCAAGTTGAGCGTGGACGAGCAGCGGCGCGAGATCGACGGGGCCGCAGCGTTCTTGGAGAACGTCGTCCACCACCCCATCCGCTTTTTCTGCTATCCGGACGGGGATTACAGCGACCAGACCGTCGATCTCTTGCGGCAGTCGGGGTATCTGCTGGCCGTCACGCAGCATCAGGGATATGCCAACCTCCGTCAAGGTCCGCTCACCTTGCACCGGTTGACGGTGCTCGAGTCGACGACCCTCGGCCAATTCGCGGCGATGCTCCGCCCCTCGCTGTCGGAACCCACCCAGACGCTGCCGCAGCCCTTGCTGGACATGCACCAACAGGCGAACCAGGCGTTCTCGAACCGCCGTTACAGCGACGCCATCCGGTTGGAAAACCAGGTCATTGCGGGCGATCCCGGGTACGCCCCTGCCTACAACCTGCGCGGCATCGCCGAGCTGTACGCGGGCCAAACCCAACAAGGACAGGCGGACATCGATCGCGCGCTGCAGCTCGATCCCGGCTTCGGATACGCCAAATTCAACAAGGCCCTCGGCCTGGAGTTGACAGGGCGGTATGATGAGGCCATCCGGGCATACCAGGACGCGCTCGCTTCCGGCCACGGGGATTGGTGGATACCTTGGTGCGACTACGGGATCGCGAGCATTTACGGACGCCGCGGCGACGTGGAAAACACCGTCCGCTACCTGCGCGAGGCGATTTCGCTCGACCCCTCCTGCAAAACGGAGGCGCGCACGGAACACGACTTCGATCCCGTGCGCGCCAGCGCGGCCTTTCAAGAACTCATCCGTTAA
- a CDS encoding class I SAM-dependent rRNA methyltransferase, translated as MPARLVLRQNRRRRLEQGHPWVYQSEVEHIDGSIQPGDIVDIVNHQGVFLARGYANPQSQIIARVLAYQPDANIDTSFLTRRVEQAWAYRQRFLPGITSCRAVYGEADFLPGLIVDKYEDVLVAQVLSYGMERLLPAIQEALIQVFQPRGILLRNDVPVRRLEGLSLEKRVLYGDVPPVVEITENGLIFEVDVFEGQKTGYFFDQRENRAAIRPIVQTGAAGEGGAEVLECFCHTGSFTVHALHYGARHVTAVDISESAIEVAKRNVARNGFTGGVDFVVANAFDHLRSEEQAGRKYDVVILDPPAFAKSRHAVESACRGYKEINLRALKLIRDHGYLVTASCSFHVSPDRFQAVVLDAALDAHKIVRLVHWAGAGKDHPEIAGVDEGHYLKFAIYEVTSRG; from the coding sequence ATGCCCGCTCGTTTGGTGTTGCGTCAGAACCGCAGGCGTCGCTTGGAACAGGGCCACCCGTGGGTGTATCAGTCCGAGGTCGAGCACATCGACGGATCCATTCAGCCAGGCGACATCGTCGACATCGTGAACCACCAGGGTGTGTTTCTCGCCCGGGGTTACGCCAATCCCCAATCGCAAATCATCGCCCGCGTGCTGGCGTACCAGCCGGACGCGAACATCGACACGTCGTTTCTCACCCGCCGCGTCGAACAGGCGTGGGCGTACCGTCAACGGTTCTTGCCCGGCATCACGTCCTGCCGGGCGGTGTACGGGGAGGCCGATTTTCTTCCCGGCCTCATCGTGGATAAGTATGAGGACGTCCTCGTCGCCCAGGTCCTCAGTTACGGGATGGAACGCCTCCTCCCCGCCATCCAGGAGGCGCTCATTCAGGTATTTCAACCCCGCGGCATCCTGTTGCGCAACGACGTGCCCGTCCGCCGCCTGGAGGGGCTTTCGTTGGAAAAGCGGGTGCTGTACGGCGATGTGCCGCCTGTCGTCGAGATCACCGAAAACGGCCTCATCTTCGAGGTGGACGTGTTTGAAGGCCAGAAGACCGGTTATTTCTTCGATCAACGCGAGAATCGCGCTGCCATCCGCCCCATCGTCCAAACCGGCGCGGCCGGGGAAGGCGGTGCCGAAGTGTTGGAGTGCTTCTGCCACACCGGGTCGTTCACCGTGCACGCCCTGCATTATGGGGCGCGGCACGTGACCGCGGTCGACATATCCGAATCCGCGATTGAGGTCGCGAAGCGCAACGTGGCGCGCAACGGATTCACCGGAGGGGTCGACTTCGTGGTCGCGAACGCGTTCGACCACCTGCGATCCGAGGAGCAAGCGGGCCGCAAGTACGACGTGGTCATCCTCGATCCCCCGGCCTTCGCCAAATCCCGCCATGCTGTGGAGAGCGCCTGCCGCGGGTACAAGGAGATCAACCTGCGCGCCTTGAAGCTCATCCGCGACCACGGCTACCTGGTCACGGCCAGCTGCTCCTTTCACGTGTCTCCCGACCGCTTCCAGGCGGTTGTGCTCGACGCCGCCTTGGACGCCCACAAAATCGTGCGCCTGGTGCACTGGGCCGGAGCCGGCAAGGATCATCCCGAGATCGCCGGGGTGGACGAAGGACACTACCTGAAATTCGCCATCTACGAGGTGACGAGCCGCGGCTAG
- a CDS encoding DinB family protein has product MDWKAWFLSVWEDNRRLTNKVARALAEVDALDARPVPGMRAFRDMLLEIWDIERAYIRGLADGVWTWEAPPEALKTATADELLAYGDEVRAQTRAAWDRISMESLLEVRPDPFWEGPEANGVSWLTYALENEIHHRGQGYVYLRLLGHEPPAFYDRT; this is encoded by the coding sequence TTGGATTGGAAGGCTTGGTTTCTGTCGGTGTGGGAGGACAATCGGCGATTGACGAACAAAGTGGCGAGGGCCCTGGCGGAGGTGGATGCGCTGGACGCCAGGCCGGTGCCGGGGATGCGGGCATTCCGGGACATGCTGTTGGAGATCTGGGACATTGAGCGGGCATACATCCGCGGCTTGGCGGACGGCGTATGGACGTGGGAAGCCCCGCCCGAAGCGTTGAAAACGGCGACGGCCGACGAGCTTCTGGCGTACGGTGACGAGGTGCGGGCGCAGACCCGGGCCGCGTGGGACCGGATCTCCATGGAATCTCTGCTGGAGGTGCGGCCGGATCCCTTCTGGGAGGGTCCCGAGGCGAACGGGGTGAGCTGGTTGACCTACGCGTTGGAGAACGAGATCCATCATCGCGGCCAGGGCTACGTGTACCTGCGGCTGCTCGGGCATGAACCGCCAGCGTTTTACGACCGGACCTGA
- a CDS encoding LysE/ArgO family amino acid transporter: protein MPTGRVHGEEGIGLFIAFVHGFLLSLGLILPIGMQNGFILTQGALHRRWVSTLPAVLTASVCDTLLTALAVMGVSAVALHIRWLRYTFGAIGIAFLLYMGASAWRENEGQDESAVTTAWTVRRQMVFTASVSLLNPHALIDTLAVIGGSAAAYPAWPERIAFGVACVLVSWLWFFSLSIAGHLAGRALLGRSSLRVLNRVSALMMWASAVYLAYVIWHL, encoded by the coding sequence ATGCCGACCGGACGTGTGCACGGCGAGGAGGGAATCGGATTGTTCATCGCGTTCGTCCACGGATTCCTGCTGTCCCTGGGCCTCATCCTGCCCATCGGCATGCAGAACGGGTTCATTCTCACCCAGGGGGCTTTGCACCGCCGCTGGGTGAGTACCCTCCCGGCCGTCCTGACCGCCTCTGTGTGCGACACACTGCTCACGGCGCTGGCCGTGATGGGCGTCTCGGCCGTGGCCCTGCACATCCGGTGGCTTCGGTACACGTTCGGCGCCATCGGGATCGCCTTCCTCCTCTATATGGGCGCATCCGCCTGGCGGGAGAACGAGGGACAGGACGAATCGGCGGTGACCACCGCCTGGACGGTCCGCCGCCAGATGGTGTTCACCGCCTCTGTGTCGCTGCTCAACCCGCACGCCTTGATAGACACCCTGGCCGTCATCGGCGGCAGCGCCGCCGCCTACCCGGCCTGGCCGGAGCGCATCGCCTTCGGTGTGGCCTGCGTCCTCGTTTCCTGGCTGTGGTTTTTCTCGCTCTCCATCGCCGGGCACCTGGCCGGGCGCGCCCTGCTGGGCCGTTCGTCCCTGCGCGTCCTCAACCGCGTCTCCGCCTTGATGATGTGGGCCTCCGCCGTCTATCTCGCCTACGTCATCTGGCACCTGTGA
- a CDS encoding VOC family protein, with the protein MGQHRIFARDYSHLVQSMDYLSKHEIPVVWGPSRHGAGHNIATYHRDPEGNMIELFTDADVFIPELNMFEPRPWHETIPQRPRVWGTDECITRWGTAFEEALV; encoded by the coding sequence ATGGGACAGCACCGAATTTTTGCCCGGGACTACAGCCACCTGGTGCAGAGCATGGACTACCTCAGCAAGCATGAGATCCCCGTCGTGTGGGGTCCGTCCAGACACGGTGCCGGGCACAACATCGCCACCTACCATCGCGATCCGGAGGGGAACATGATTGAGCTGTTCACCGACGCGGACGTGTTCATCCCTGAGCTGAACATGTTCGAGCCGCGCCCCTGGCACGAGACCATTCCGCAGAGGCCGCGTGTGTGGGGCACCGACGAGTGCATCACCCGTTGGGGCACCGCCTTCGAAGAAGCGTTGGTGTGA